One part of the Anopheles coustani chromosome 2, idAnoCousDA_361_x.2, whole genome shotgun sequence genome encodes these proteins:
- the LOC131265839 gene encoding uncharacterized protein LOC131265839, whose translation MKLLGVVCLLALVLFASAEDEKKPVAEAKVEDSKADESQALDEKKQDKRGLHGWTGSFGGGYEDHHEVPHFETHEEKTLTIVKKVPVPYPVEKHIPVAVEKHVPVPVKVGVPKPYPVYKTVHYPVKEIVKVPVHVPAPYPVEKKVPVPVHVPYDRPVPVKVYVPAPYPVEKKVHVPVKVHVPAPYPVEKKVPYPVKVAVHVEKPYPVEKIVHYPVHVPVDRPVPVHVDKPVPVPVEKPVPYEVIKKVPYPVHVPYDRPVPVHVEKPVPVPVKVPVPQPYPVEKHIPVPVEKHVPYPVKVPVERPVPVEIEKHVPYEVEKPVPYPVKVPVHVPVHHEEEHHHHHEEVHQSEGLSEHHDFGSHH comes from the exons ATGAAATTGTTG GGCGTTGTCTGCCTACTAGCCCTGGTGCTTTTCGCATCGGCCGAAGATGAAAAGAAACCAGTGGCGGAGGCCAAAGTAGAGGACAGCAAGGCGGACGAGTCGCAGGCGCTCGACGAGAAGAAACAGGACAAGCGCGGACTGCACGGCTGGACCGGAAGCTTCGGCGGTGGCTACGAGGACCACCATGAGGTGCCCCACTTCGAGACCCACGAGGAGAAGACGCTGACCATCGTGAAGAAGGTCCCCGTCCCGTACCCAGTGGAGAAGCACAtcccggtggcggtggagaaGCACGTCCCGGTTCCGGTCAAAGTTGGCGTGCCCAAGCCCTACCCGGTCTACAAGACGGTCCACTACCCGGTCAAGGAGATCGTGAAGGTGCCCGTGCACGTCCCGGCCCCGTACCCCGTCGAGAAGAAGGTCCCCGTCCCAGTCCATGTGCCGTACGATCGTCCCGTCCCGGTTAAGGTGTACGTCCCGGCTCCCTACCCAGTTGAGAAGAAGGTCCACGTCCCGGTGAAGGTCCATGTCCCCGCTCCGTACCCGGTGGAGAAGAAGGTCCCGTACCCGGTGAAGGTTGCCGTGCACGTTGAGAAGCCGTACCCGGTCGAGAAGATCGTCCACTACCCAGTCCATGTACCAGTCGATCGCCCCGTCCCGGTCCATGTTGACAAGCCAGTCCCAGTGCCGGTGGAGAAGCCAGTGCCGTATGAGGTCATCAAGAAGGTCCCGTACCCAGTCCATGTCCCGTACGATCGTCCCGTTCCGGTGCACGTCGAGAAGCCAGTGCCAGTGCCGGTGAAGGTCCCAGTCCCACAGCCCTACCCGGTCGAGAAGCACATCCCGGTCCCGGTCGAGAAGCACGTCCCGTACCCCGTGAAGGTTCCGGTTGAGCGCCCGGTTCCGGTCGAGATTGAGAAGCACGTGCCTTATGAGGTCGAGAAGCCAGTGCCGTACCCAGTCAAGGTCCCGGTCCATGTTCCGGTTCACCACGAGGAggagcaccaccaccaccacgaggaGGTCCACCAGTCCGAGGGTCTGAGCGAACATCACGACTTTGGTTCTCATCACTAA